One stretch of Eupeodes corollae chromosome 2, idEupCoro1.1, whole genome shotgun sequence DNA includes these proteins:
- the LOC129945299 gene encoding uncharacterized protein LOC129945299 → MAPMVECGTCFNWFHFPCVGVTEEVESIDWHCGECVSKLQAIQDSTSKEKSTTNAAASGVEVQPSSQDDSVDDHTPVKGLCKPVEKAKHNKKATRSNGSIATKASSANRVKLQLQKLEEERKLQAKRDKEYIDKKYAILEQCSIDDEKDSVVSAHSVSDRVYEWVMKSNLQEVTGENKKNTQNNFHDGKLDNGRGEKEKYTELDVTTSPAPELNKAQIAARQFMSKEQVQFSGRPEEWPLFISWWNNSSKVCGFSNNENMLRLQRCLKGKALEAVQFRLLHPDQVEGVIKTLKMLFGRPEIIIQSLLQKVRNEPAPKHDKLETIIHFSLEVDNMCRMMEVTGLSAHLNNPCLLQELVEKLPAQIKLNWGMFKQTISCADLSVFNDWIAKYAAAASEVTVTVPYSFEQKTNKRTKAIINIHQEEKPQDDNKCPACKGDCKSLSSCQKFVQMTLQDKWKLIKTGYICRICLRKHGNRRCMSSQLCGVNGCTYRHNSLLHNSEVQLKVRNNGDVRTNHPTSNNNGVQNTHYSGTIIRPSASLTLFKIVPVKLHYNNKSLDTFAFIDDGSSVTLVDEELAFALGANGETEPLCLRWTANTHRREDSSMKITFEISAQDSNHKYLLPSAHTVKSLDLPRQTLDISSLMQQYAHLKGLPIKSYWNAKPQILLGLQHWRLGMPLKNREGDESQPAAIKTRLGWTLFGVSSVGTELNKEVEAKINIHLCECQNEMDSQMHETVKQYFALESIGTRPTKRRLSDEDYKAMQLLEEKTIFLGDSYAVPLLWKYENIQLPDSKPMAEKRLRCLERRLLQQPQLVERVNKQIEEYLKKGYARKLNDYEVNNSKTRSWYLPIFPVLNPNKPDKLRIVWDAAAKVEGVSLNSCLITGPDDVPSLPSVLFRFREKKIAITGDIREMFHQVKILEDDKNAQRFLWRNIEDGNIEVYQMQVMTFGSTCSPFCAQYIKNKNAKKFEMQFPRATKAIIENHYVDDLLDSVDTEEEAIALVKDVIHIHKHAGFEIRNFVSNSSNVLNALQSKASNANKSFTNYAQNDFEKLLGMWWSPSTDMFVYTFKSSKMQNDVMNGTQIPTKREVLRALMCVFDPLGLIANFTIQLKIILQEIWRSGIGWDEKIKDRQFQKWKIWLSLIPKIKDVSINRRYLTNVHFGTGSRVELHIFVDAGEEAIAAVAYIRVSTQSDVECSLISAKTKVAPIKTLSIPRLELEAAVLGVRLSKIIKNGHTVQFESLTFWTDSQVVLSWIKSSKKYKSFVAVRIGEILESSDASDWNWVCSKDNVADDASRYKSNYDFSSSGRWFTAPEFLYQNPFPPSEKFSEDLTSEKGNEEVKECFLHFEKPSASVLDFNRFSRWKSLLKTQIFIYRYVKLFVLKWRKPCRPSVFQLDEKEAAKILLYKQAQKDSFPIEYEALAIATSSGNEVNIGKTSPLYTLSPYLDENGLIRIAGRIDAIKNVPSETKRPIILPKDHQVTYLIVNEFHIKFCHLFNETVVNELRQYYFIPSLRRVLKKVQRGCQHCKNNRAAPQPPRMAELPPARLQPFQRPFSYTGVDYFGPLFVKIGRRLDKRWGMLLTCLTLRAIHIEIVHSLSSDSCILAFKRFISRRGMPKEVYSDNGTNFRGASKELQQAIRDLNKHAVAKEFELDLKWNFIPPAAPHMGGCWERMVRSVKQTLTEISPIRNPCDELLVSMMAEVESIVNSRPLTYVPIDFESSEALTPNHLLIGCSNQERLHAEPIRDGAAIRRNWIAAEKYAQSFWQRWLREYLPDLTRRTKWFKPQRQLQEGDIVVIVDYNSPRKTWPKGKILKVIPGKDDTVRSAIVQTQTGIYTRPAVKLAVLEVHQFDGSGKLDPNPVTGGEC, encoded by the coding sequence ATGGCGCCAATGGTAGAATGTGGCACCTGTTTTAATTGGTTTCATTTCCCATGCGTGGGGGTTACAGAAGAGGTAGAAAGCATAGATTGGCACTGCGGCGAATGTGTTAGTAAGCTTCAAGCAATACAGGATTCAACCTCAAAGGAGAAATCCACAACTAATGCTGCCGCTTCAGGCGTCGAAGTTCAACCATCCTCGCAGGATGATTCCGTAGatgatcatactccagtgaagGGTCTATGTAAGCCGGTCGAAAAAGCTAAGCACAACAAAAAAGCAACAAGGAGCAATGGTTCAATTGCAACAAAAGCATCAAGTGCAAATAGAGTCAAGTTACAACTTCAGAAACTGGAAGAAGAGCGAAAACTTCAAGCAAAGCGTGATAAGGAATACattgacaaaaaatatgcaattctTGAACAATGTTCCATAGATGACGAAAAAGATTCAGTTGTGAGTGCACATTCCGTCAGTGATCGCGTTTATGAGTGGGTAATGAAATCGAATTTGCAGGAAGTGACAggtgaaaataagaaaaatacgcAGAACAATTTCCATGATGGCAAGTTGGACAACGGGCGAGgtgaaaaggaaaaatatacCGAGTTAGATGTGACAACTAGTCCAGCACCAGAATTAAACAAAGCTCAAATCGCAGCAAGACAGTTCATGTCAAAAGAACAAGTTCAGTTCTCTGGGCGACCTGAAGAGTGGCCTCTTTTCATTAGTTGGTGGAATAATTCATCAAAGGTGTGTGGATTCAGCAACAATGAGAATATGCTAAGGCTACAACGGTGTTTGAAAGGAAAGGCTCTTGAAGCAGTACAATTCAGACTTCTTCATCCAGATCAGGTCGAGGGGGtgataaaaacattgaaaatgcTATTTGGTAGGCCCGAGATAATTATTCAGTCGCTTTTGCAGAAGGTAAGAAATGAACCTGCACCTAAACATGACAAGTTAGAAACTATAATACACTTCTCACTCGAGGTAGATAATATGTGTCGCATGATGGAGGTTACAGGTCTTTCTGCTCATCTCAACAATCCTTGTTTACTTCAGGAACTGGTAGAGAAGCTGCCAgcacaaataaaacttaattgggGTATGTTTAAACAGACTATTTCTTGTGCCGATTTGTCGGTGTTCAACGATTGGATCGCGAAGTATGCAGCAGCTGCGTCAGAGGTTACGGTGACAGTTCCTTACTCATTCgaacagaaaacaaataaaaggacAAAAGCTATTATCAACATTCATCAAGAAGAAAAGCCTCAAGATGATAATAAGTGTCCTGCATGCAAGGGTGATTGTAAATCGCTATCTTCATGCCAAAAATTTGTGCAGATGACTTTGCAAGATAAATGGAAGTTGATTAAAACTGGTTACATCTGTCGAATATGCTTACGCAAACATGGCAATCGTCGTTGCATGTCATCACAGCTTTGCGGTGTTAATGGATGCACCTATCGACATAATTCGCTTCTTCATAACAGCGAAGTTCAACTGAAAGTCAGAAACAACGGTGATGTGCGAACAAACCATCCAACCTCAAACAACAATGGCGTTCAGAACACCCACTACAGTGGTACAATCATTCGTCCAAGTGCTTCTCTTACTCTTTTCAAGATCGTTCCGGTGAAGTTACACTACaacaacaaatctttagatacGTTCGCCTTCATAGATGATGGATCGTCAGTAACTCTCGTTGATGAAGAATTAGCATTCGCACTCGGTGCCAATGGTGAAACAGAACCTTTGTGCTTAAGGTGGACTGCAAACACCCATCGCCGGGAGGACTCATCCATGAAgattacttttgaaatatcagcCCAAGACAGCAATCATAAATACTTGCTCCCAAGTGCACATACAGTCAAATCATTAGATCTTCCAAGACAGACACTGGACATAAGCAGCCTGATGCAACAGTACGCACACCTGAAGGGATTACCAATAAAATCATATTGGAACGCGAAGCCTCAAATCCTGCTCGGTCTTCAACACTGGCGATTGGGAATGCCTCTGAAAAATAGGGAGGGTGATGAATCTCAGCCGGCAGCAATAAAAACAAGGTTAGGGTGGActctttttggtgtttcatcGGTTGGTACTGAACTAAATAAAGAAGTTGAAGCAAAAATTAACATTCATCTTTGTGAATGTCAAAATGAGATGGATTCACAGATGCATGAAACAGTAAAGCAATATTTCGCATTAGAGAGTATAGGCACTAGGCCTACTAAGCGAAGACTCTCGGACGAAGATTATAAAGCAATGCAACTACTGgaagaaaaaactattttcttggGTGATAGTTATGCCGTTCCGCTGTTGTGGAAATATGAGAACATCCAGTTGCCGGACTCGAAGCCCATGGCAGAAAAAAGATTACGCTGTCTCGAAAGACGTCTTCTTCAGCAACCTCAACTCGTTGAACGGGTCAATAAGCAAATCGAAGAATATCTGAAGAAAGGATACGCAAGGAAGCTAAATGATTATGAGGTGAATAATTCAAAGACACGATCCTGGTATTTACCTATATTTCCGGTCCTGAATCCAAATAAGCCTGATAAGTTGAGGATTGTCTGGGATGCGGCGGCGAAAGTCGAAGGGGTATCTTTGAACTCGTGTTTAATAACAGGACCAGATGATGTACCATCGCTGCCATCCGTCTTATTTCGATTTCGTGAAAAGAAGATCGCTATAACAGGTGACATACGCGAGATGTTCCATCAAGTGAAGATTCTTGAGGATGATAAAAACGCTCAAAGGTTCTTGTGGCGTAATATTGAAGACGGAAATATTGAGGTGTATCAGATGCAGGTTATGACATTTGGGTCTACTTGTTCACCTTTTTGCgcccaatacataaaaaataaaaacgcaaaaaaatttgagatgcAGTTTCCAAGGGCAACAAAGGCGATCATTGAAAACCACTATGTGGACGATTTGTTAGACAGCGTAGACACCGAAGAAGAGGCAATAGCCTTGGTAAAAGACGTGATACACATCCACAAGCATGCGGGGTTTGAAATCAGAAATTTCGTTTCCAACTCTTCAAACGTTTTAAACGCTCTACAGTCCAAAGCTTCAAATGCTAACAAATCCTTTACAAATTACGCTCAAAATGACTTTGAAAAGCTCCTAGGTATGTGGTGGTCTCCAAGCACAGATATGTTCGTTTACACATTCAAGTCAAGCAAAATGCAGAATGACGTTATGAACGGCACACAAATTCCAACGAAACGAGAGGTACTAAGAGCCCTCATGTGCGTCTTTGACCCTCTTGGTCTTATTGCAAACTTCACAATTCAGCTAAAAATCATCCTGCAAGAAATTTGGCGGTCAGGAATAGGGTGGGACGAGAAGATAAAAGATCGGCAGttccaaaaatggaaaatatggtTGAGCCTGATTCCTAAAATAAAAGACGTATCAATTAACAGAAGATATCTCACAAATGTACATTTTGGAACTGGAAGTCGTGTTGAGTTACATATATTCGTGGACGCGGGTGAAGAAGCTATTGCCGCGGTAGCCTATATCAGAGTTTCCACTCAAAGCGATGTTGAATGTTCACTTATCAGCGCCAAAACGAAGGTAGCTCCAATAAAGACACTCTCAATACCTCGGCTAGAGCTAGAAGCGGCCGTGTTAGGAGTACGACTctctaaaattatcaaaaatggtCACACAGTTCAATTTGAAAGTTTAACCTTTTGGACAGATTCCCAAGTCGTTCTCAGTTGGATAAAATCcagcaaaaaatacaaaagtttcgTAGCCGTCCGTATCGGAGAGATACTCGAAAGTTCAGATGCAAGTGATTGGAATTGGGTTTGCAGCAAAGACAACGTCGCCGACGATGCCTCAAGATATAAAAGCAACTATGATTTCAGCTCTTCAGGCAGATGGTTTACGGCACCGGAGTTCCTGTACCAAAACCCATTTCCTCCATCAGAAAAATTCTCTGAAGACCTTACATCTGAAAAAGGCAATGAAGAGGTTAAGGAATGTTTTCTTCACTTCGAAAAGCCATCTGCATCAGTATTAGACTTCAACCGTTTTTCGAGATGGAAAAGCCTTCTAAAGACACAAATATTTATCTATCGATATGTCAAACTATTTGTCCTTAAATGGCGAAAACCTTGCAGACCATCAGTATTCCAACTAGACGAGAAGGAAGCAGCTAAGATTCTCCTCTACAAACAAGCTCAGAAAGACAGCTTTCCAATCGAGTATGAAGCCCTAGCTATCGCAACAAGTTCCGGGAATGAGGTCAACATTGGCAAAACCAGTCCGCTCTATACTCTCTCTCCATACTTAGACGAAAATGGACTTATTCGTATTGCGGGAAGAATCGATGCGATAAAAAATGTACCATCGGAAACTAAAAGACCGATCATTCTACCGAAGGATCATCAAGTCACCTACCTGATCGTAAacgaatttcatataaaattttgtcATCTTTTTAACGAAACCGTGGTGAACGAGCTTAGACAGTATTACTTCATTCCCAGCTTGAGACGTGttctaaaaaaagttcaaagagGTTGCCAGCACTGCAAAAACAACAGAGCCGCGCCGCAGCCCCCACGCATGGCAGAACTACCACCCGCTCGACTTCAACCATTCCAAAGACCATTCTCATACACAGGAGTGGATTACTTCGGGCCACTCTTTGTTAAAATCGGAAGGCGCCTAGACAAGAGATGGGGTATGTTACTTACTTGCCTAACTCTACGAGCAATCCACATCGAGATTGTCCACAGCCTTTCCAGTGATTCTTGCATATTGGCTTTTAAGCGGTTTATCTCAAGAAGAGGTATGCCAAAAGAAGTATACTCCGACAATGGAACAAATTTTCGAGGTGCCAGTAAAGAGTTGCAGCAGGCCATAAGAGACTTAAACAAACATGCAGTAGCCAAAGAATTTGAATTGGATCTGAAGTGGAACTTCATTCCGCCAGCAGCACCCCACATGGGTGGGTGTTGGGAACGCATGGTTAGATCTGTTAAACAAACCCTTACTGAAATATCGCCAATTCGCAATCCTTGCGACGAACTATTAGTGAGTATGATGGCGGAGGTAGAGAGCATTGTGAATTCGCGACCCCTTACCTATGTACCAATTGATTTTGAAAGTAGTGAAGCACTTACCCCCAATCATTTATTGATCGGTTGTTCTAATCAAGAACGACTCCACGCAGAGCCAATACGTGACGGAGCAGCTATCAGAAGAAATTGGATAGCCGCTGAAAAGTACGCACAATCATTTTGGCAAAGATGGCTTCGCGAATACTTACCCGATTTGACCCGACGGACAAAATGGTTTAAACCACAGAGGCAGTTGCAAGAAGGAGATATTGT